A region of the Apium graveolens cultivar Ventura chromosome 6, ASM990537v1, whole genome shotgun sequence genome:
gtcaaaccaaaggaggattctggtttctcaATATGAGGGGTTTATGGATAAACCTAAaaaaggaattactgaagtttttaaaaggttcaataaattgataaatgacttgcagctacatgataaatattatgaagctgaggaagttaacctaaagttcttgctagctcatcctgaccatcttgaacagtAATTTCTGCTATTAGAGAAGGAAAAGATTTGAgcagaataactttggaagttctatatagaatcttgaagacttatgaacttgaaatgatgcaaAGGAATTCATTGAAAGCACATCATcgacatgttgttgatggttcaagtgctttgattgtaaatgacagagaagaaagtgaagatgagcaagaagATCAAGTTTCAGTTAGTCAAGCTATGGAATAGAAGAACAAAAGATCTCGGAAGCAAGTTGTGTTGGAACTGGaagaagatgaatattacaccttggatgaattagatgaaatggatcagtccatggcttacttggctagaaaattttcaaacattagagtcaagaagccaagatttttcaGAGGCAAGGGAAAATCTTCCAACagtaacaattggaaaccaaaaactcagttcaattcagttagcaaagATGGCTGGAAAATAGGATCtatggacagatcaaagataaggtgcttcaactgtgatgagttgggtcacttttctactgaatgtagaaagcctaaaaaggtgaagaaagacaaggcATATCTTGAGTTGGAAataaagtatgaagctctcttaaagaagcagtctggaaaaacttatattgtagaaggaaagagttgggatgatactgatattgatgatgaggatgaagaagttggaaactatgcacttatggcttttgagcatggagaagcatccacttcaaaatcaaaggtaccaactctaaccactattgatttaaatgctagtcaatataaggagactgtggaaaagatgagtgtggagatgtttcatatacacactagtCTAGTAGCAGCTACTAAGGTAGTCAGTAGACTAACCAaggctaatgagaagcttgagagtgaaagacaaaagatggatctactgcttgtggagcttaAGTCAGTCAAgtaagaaaatgaatatttgaaaaacaagctAAAGTGTTCTGCTGAAATTGAAGCTCTGTTGAGGGAAAAGCTGGAAACGAATGAAGTCAagttgaaatctttcagaaatgcatctgagttagttggacaataccatgagaagaacaagccatgtgctaatatagctattggtcttgattatgatgccttgaatagcaagaaaaaaaatataggtgacaaaggaaaagcaacagaaaatgaaaatattccagctatgctgaaaagttgtttcacctatgttcaaggcatgtgaagttaatttcagtgaagaagagttgattataaagcaagaaattgttgatgaagacaatgaaaagaaaaatacaGAAACAACTCTAATttccaaagctgaaaagaagcccatggtcaaccaagattccaagacacatgtcaaggaaacaaaaactgaagatacaagaaagaagaagaaaaatagaagtgggaagattgggataaacaaaagcaaaaaTTTTACTcatattgcagatgctccaaggaagaaaTGTCAAAGATGTGGCTCTATGAATCACTTAACTCACTTTTGCAAAAAGGTAGTTAGCAAGCCAGTagaaggagcatgcaaatacaatgaagcataTGCAAATGATTCATACTCATTATATGACAAGTTTGATTTTATCCCTTgaaacttgaaagtgatgaaaagttaccacaagctgagagtagacctcaaagaaacaaaaattgtaTCTACAAcaaaaagggaaaatgcacaGCAATCaataaattctattttatctgaaacaacttatTCTGATTCTGCTCactctgttaacaagaagaaagtgcccaacactgcttgggttgctaaacacagttaaactcattgtgtgtagggcaaaaagaagaaagtcataAGGATCATAGACattggatgctcaagacatataacaggtgatatggccctgctatcaaaGTTTAAGGAGAAGGCTAATCCAttagtgacctttggagacaacaacaaaggattcacaatgggatatggaaaattgatctctggaaatgttgtcattgatgatgtagcactagtagttggtcttgaagtgaatcttctcagtgttagccaatttgtaGACAAAGGCTTTAAAGTgttattcaacaaagaagaatgcacttttatcagcaaaaaactggtgaagttgctctaaaaggagcaaggaaaggaagcttatttattgcagacttggactcagtAAATAAGAATGgagtttgttgcttctacaccaagacaTCGGTACAACAAAGCAAGCAATGGCATAAAAAGCTGTCTCACTTGgatttcaaggcaattaacactttagtcaaaaaggagttagtaagagacatgcctaatctggagtttgctcaagatgaagtctgtgatgcttgtcaaaaagggaaaataaaaagatcaagtcacaagagtaaaactgtgaattctataagtgcacctttacagcttattcacatggacctatttggaccagttaatgtctagtcaatttcaagaaaaagatatgcacttttgatggtggatgactactcaagatactcatgggtagaatttatgcattctaaataTGAGACTCCATACATCttaattgagcacataaagaagattgagaagcaggctgaagatcagaattgtgtgaaaaggttgaggagtgacaatggaacagaattcaggaatgcaaccttaactgaattttgcaaagataagggcattgttcaagagttctcagctgctagaacacctcagcagAATGGGGTATTTGAGAggaagaatagaacactagtagaggctgcttGAACAATGTTACAAGATGCAAaattgccaactagtttttgggaagaagctgtgaacactgcatgctatactcagaatagatatctcattaacaagaatcttggcaagtcaccttacacaatcttgtctaaaagaaagcctattgtgaaacatctttatgtgtttggaagcaagagTTATGTGTTAAAGAACAACTAcgaatatatgggaaaatttgactctaaagtttttgaggcaatttttcagggatattcattggagagaactgcatacaaagtctatgtgagtgaacagaagaaaattatggaaagcacaaatgttacttttgatgatgacaagtgcccatgcttggaatgccttaataaagatgaagctgaagcccttaagtttaaaaatctcaaaattgatagtgactctgatgatgaagctgaaatcaacaGTAATGACAGAATTGTAGAAGAGTCAGATAatcaagtgaatcatgagaatggaagctcatctcaaacacctgaatttgacaacacaaactcagggggagaaagaaagaaaattcTAAAGGTCATGCAAGTGATGAAGAAGAAGTAGAaagcacaagtcaacaaactcacacaaggaagtgggatagaagtcccactagagaagcaattattggtgatccaactgctggagtgaggactagaagtgcaaccgcaaatgaatgtcttcatgcatgttttctatcacaagttgagccaaagaaaactgaataagcccttcttgatcctgattggatatctgtaatgcaagaagagataactcagtttgaaagaaataaagtttggaaattggttcatacaccaaagaatagaagtattattggaacaaaatgggtgttcaggaacaagatggatgaaaattgaattgttaccagaaacaaagcaaggttggttgcaaaaggctacttacatgaggaaggaattgattatgatgaaacttttactccagttgcaagacttgaagcaataaggattttcctagcatttgctgcacattcaaatttcaaggtatatcaaatggatgtgaagagtgtattccttaatggtgagttggaagaagaggtttatgtgcaacagccatctggctttgaagatccagaatttccaaattttgtatacaagctACTTAAGGCTCTCTATGAACTCAAACAagaacctagagcttggtatgacacactatcagattttTTGATTAAACATAGATtcactagaggtaccatagacaagactctcttctacaagaagcatggtgatgatatgatcctagttcagatttatgtggatgatattatctttggttttACCAATGAAAAGCTCtgccaaagattctccaggcttatgcatagtgaatatgaaatgagtatgataggggaattaagttactttcttggacttcaagtcagtcaaagaagtgatggaatcttcatcatcccaactaagtatgtcaaagatttattgaaaaagtttggcatggttgattgttcagCTGCATCTATACATATGTCTACAAcaataaagttggatgaagataaaaagggcaaaagtatagatatttcaagctatagagggatgattagATCATTACTTTAcgtaactgcaagtagacctggcatcatgtttgctacatgtatgtgtgcaagatttcaagccaatccaaaagaatcacgTTTGATGGCTATGAAGAGGATTTCCAGATACTTGAGGGGGACTCCAAATTTGGAactatggtatcctaagggaactggttttgaaactgttggatacacatatgcagattttgttggatgcaggtACAAAAAGAGAACAAGTGGAAGCtttcagtttcttggacaaagacttgtatcctggtatagcaagaaacaataatctgtgtcaacttccacagctgaagttgaatacatagctactggaagttgctgtgctcaagtgctttggattataaatcagctaatggattatgacctagtgttacacaaaattccaatcatgtgtgacaatactagtgctatatctattgtggctaatccagttaatcattctagaacaaagcacattgatgtaaggtgccattttattagagaacatactacaaatggtaccattgagctcatttttgttccaacagaaaaacaattagctgaatTTTTTACTAAACccttggatgaagcaactttcactagacttgtaagtaaattggaatgcttaattcttcatcctaaggcaagaactcggctaatattttgcagcagacTAATTTCtattaaatcaaaattaatttgatttaattggaaattaactaaaatatgaattataaatatctcagaaatctctgcatatttatttttcaaaatacaaaattcagcttgtaattttttaaattctaagaaaattgtctaactgttaatttacatctttaatatgtaaaattaacacaaggcagaatcaaagtgatcaaaagtatattgagaactgagttctcgataagtctaattgacttatcgacaagtcatcttaagacttctcgagtgagttctcgagaagtcaatttactgacttctcgagtgacttctcgataagctttattatgacttatcgataagtcattgtagagttctctatcAGAATGATTAATCTATAGAAGAGCTCAAGGATATCAAATAAATAATGGAGATGTATTTAAATGTTCTTAAAgaaaatctactcaagaaattcttTGATGATGCTACTGGATTTTCCAAGGTTGAAGACTGAAGATAAAGTTTGATACACTGACTGTAAGATTGTATATTTGTTagtatttctgcatttagatatttttgacatcatcaattagaaaCTTGTACATATTAatataatgcacaagttgggtGGGATTGTTagatgaaattgatgatatcagtatttaGCTACCAGAGTTTGCCATCAGcatttgatatcagagtttgacaAAGATGACGTCATTAATATTTATCATCAATATTTGTTGATCAGTACTTGTCATCAGTATTTATTCATATTAGTAGTTGTCAAGCTGGAAATCAGGAGATATTACAGGAGAATATATGTACAGAGATATGTCGGTGTAGGACTTTTCCTATTATAGTAATCAATAGATagatatgtattaggattccttattcaACTATAACATATCTTCTAGATTGATTGTGTAGCCGggcagtatataagcacatattagatTTATATTATATGTGTTTGAATTGATATATCATTCACATAACCTAACAACTCtaaaggatatttgttcatcctctgagagagtattgtaatcaTTTTTTATTCATGAATATAAAAATTGTTTATTCTATTGAGTtgtttaaatcgatttgattgtttatactgtattcacccccctctatagttgattaaaGGCCTAACATTAATAATCTGTTACGGTAACAAAGTAATCTCACAGCTGCAGTTTGTAGTATTTCACTCAGAGGAAGATCTCTCTAATTTGCTCTCTGAAAATGTAAAACCTATTTTTTAAGTGAAACATTTATAAATCACCAAGTTACAATGCCTATTAGACAATACATGACACAGTCTTCGAGGTCTAGCAAAAttgcttcttcattctctttcccGCGAGGCTTGACAAATGAGGCTACATTGTATCTTGATATATTGCTTTGAATATCCCTCCAATATGTTATGCATGAAAATGGAATGTTTCTTCTTTTTCAAAACCCAAGATTGCATGCAAAGTTTGCCTTGACTTCCATTTAATTTACTAAGATTTTCATCAGCCCATGTGTTGTGTCAGACTCGAGACTTGACCAATGTCAAGTCGCTATCACAAGCTATACGAGCTCCTAGTCGTTGACAGTCACTTGATTAGCCGTTGCTGGGTTGATATAGTTAGCCATTAATGTTGTAGCTTCATGTAGCAGTTGGTCGCTCACTTTCATTTAATCAGAATTACATGACATCAAGTATTTACAATTAGCCACCCTATTctagattatccattgagtcaGCATGAATTTTTAATGAATAACATCATTGCTATCTATAACATAGAATCTCATTGAAAGGTGTTACAAAAACCTCATCAGTTGATGGACAACTCTTTCAACGACTATCTCTTAGGATGGCTAGCCGTTGAAGGCTACAATTTGTCTTAACATAATTATGCAATGTTATTTTGTTTATCATTAGGATTCAGGCTTTCTGAATCAGTATTTACTGATATAAATACTGATATTGTTGGGATGCTCATACCAGAATTTGACAAACTCTGATACTGACTGTTACATTTATGATTCTGAGATATATTCTATTAAATGCAGTTTAAGtcaaattaaattttaattaatggGTTATTTTCAGTTACGTtttacttttatttatttatagaactTAACGTTTGGAAAACATATACACAACTCATAGTCTTGTGAAAACCCCAGCTCTTATTCCTCTATGTTTTCTCCTGTAAATGTATAGATTGTTCACATAGGTGATTCTCATAGAGTTAACTAGTTAAGTGATTCTGTCTTTTCTTTATCAATTCAGTCTGTAATTATATCATGTTTTGCCTTCGTGATTACTGATTTGTTTCATTATATGTTTATTTTCCTGTTCTTGGTAAATCTAGATTATAATATTGTCACATTATTATAATGTGCGTAATACTGTAATTATACCCAACACAAGGCACATTCAGTTATCATGTTAAAAGTTTAAAAATTGAAAATCAATATACACGGGGGCAAAATGCAACACTCAATTATAATGGTGAAATTATAAAAATTGAGAATTTTACCAGAGTTTTCATCTGCCCCTGCTATTTGTACATTAAGAAAAATGCAACAATCAATGCTGAGGCCAAGTTAAGTTTTTAAACGTAGTAacttatatttaaaaaaattccaGAGCCTGCTGATGGTAATAAAAAACAGCTATTCACCGTACATTTTTTTGTCAAATAGGGTGCAACAAAAGTTGGTATGAACCTAAAGATTTTATTGTTTAGTGCAACAAGTAAATTTTTAaattgtattatattatataagggATATTTTAATACAAATATTCATATTGATGAATTTTTTTTAATCGTAGGTATCCGCAACCGCTACCTTACCCTTTAAAATTAGCCTTTAAAATTAGTAGAATTAGTATATTCACTAAGAATCGAACCCATATATGTATGAGAGTTATACATGGGTTTAAGTTAACTCGGGAGAGAATTGTATTTTGCACTTCTGTAATTTGAccaaaaattaattttgtataCTTATTTTAAGAAATTGCAATTTGCATCCCCTTCTTTGAAATCTAATCCAAGTTACACACTTTTTGCCAAATTTTGTCAATTTTTTTGCATAAATTATTGTCTTCAATaacatatataatttattattgAAGAGAAACGATGAAATATATTATAGAAGACAACAACTCGGGCTAAACAATTAGACAAAAAATGTGCATGTTGAATTAAATTTCAAACTAAGAGGATGCGAAGTGCAATTTATAAAAATAAGTATACAAAATTAAGTTTTGATCAAATTTAGGATCTGTGAAGTACAATTCTCTCTTAGCTCTATAACATATTTATACTTATTATTATTGAACAAAGGGGACAAATTCACAAACTAACTCATCATTTTGGgacattttataaaaaaaaaattaacattaTATTTAAAGGCTTTCTTGTTTGAACAAATATAGCTAATTAAAAATGATTATCAATTATTTTTACTAACGGGATATAAAGTTggagtataatttttttttacatataAGACATCTAGATGCAACCTAGCTTATTTAGATAAGTTTTTTTTTTCACTTATCTCGTTTAATCCGAATTGATCGTAACTGCTGTGTGCTCATTAAGATAAGGAATTGAATGGTGTAAAAAGCAGGCACTTCGTCTGGGTGGTGTAGTTGGTTATCACGTTAGTCTCACACACTAAAGGTCCCCGGTTCGAACCCGGGCTCAGACACATATATTTTTCAATAAACCTTTTCTTCCGATATTCTTGGTTTTGGAGAAAAGAGCaatctcttctttctttctttcttttttgtCAGGGATCAATCCTTCTTTCTTTATCAGTTTATCATTTTGGGCGAGAAAATTCCAAAAACATTTCACGCATTTTGCCATAATACTAACTAAAAAAATCCACTCCTACAATTTCAGTCGAAACTTTATAAgttataaatatataattgtgttttaCTAAATTTTTTAACACAAGACAACCAATGAAATATTTATTACTTTTTAAATGTTCATTTTAGCCAACCTGTTTGATTCCTTGACACcgtttataatataaattattcTTTACAAATTCATTATTTTGCATAGACCCGACAAATTGTAACACGATATTAACACGTCACGAAAATTCAGTGTTTATATTTGTATTTTGAGTAAACGATACGAAAAGGTACAGAGCGTGCGGTCTGAACCCGAGATATCTGAGATATTGTGTTGTTTTTGTGTTTACCTTTTGGGTACACGACATGACACGAGACGAGATACacgaaataaatattataattaaatattaatgtTTATTATAGATATTAATAtctaaattaaataaatataaatatgtatacTTATAATAAATACTTTACAAATAATGCATAGATTTATAATGttgaaaatataaataatttaaatgtATATATTTCATATAATTTTATACTGCCTCCGACCTTTCCAAATGTTTACAATTAGGTTGGACacaaaatttaagaaaaatgataaagcGGTGGAGAGAAGTTAAAAAAATGAGTAATGTAGTaagaccgattaatattatatgtataaagtgggttAGTGGACAGAAAGAAAcagtggatgtagttattttaaaaattataaattttttactatttttagaaaattttaaaatgtaaacaattggcaTTTGAAAGGAATATCTCAAAAAAATGTATAAACAAATGGGTGGGATATGAGTATATATTTAACCTAAAAATtttatttacatttatttattcatATTAATATGAATATTTAATTTTACACTAAAAACGACACAAAAAGGTACACAAACGCGAAATTAAGCTAATTCTAACGGCTGTCTACTAAGTGGACGGCACTAAAAGGTACGACGCCACGAATTGTCATGCCTAGTTTTGCGGCCAATCAACGCTTTTTCTTTCTCAGCTcccaaactctctctctctctctctcgctctctctctctcagaaTACAATACCCCATATCTTGTTAAACCGTCTACCTACTTTCCCATAACTGAAACTTCAAACTTTTTAATCAGAAAAATGTATCAAGATTTTCTGGAAACACGTGCTTTACTTGGAGTTGGACCTAAAAATCGTTATCTTTCTGGTATTACCTTTATTTAAGCTGTGCGTGTTTATAACCctttcttatttttattcttaaaTTGCAAAAACAACAATTTTTAAATGATTGTTAGGATATTAAAACATGTTGCTACTACATTGGTGTATAATTTTTTTACCTTTTTGTGGGGTTTTGCTTTAATTTACTTGCAGATTATATGTACTTAGCTACTTAAAGATGGCCTACACTTGGTTGCTGATTAGCCTATATGTATAGACTATATTTTGTAGTAGTCATGTGCTCAGTCTCTATTTTAAGACTTGAATTTATGAATGAGAAAATAACCTTAATTCAAGTTTTATGCTACTAAGCTGCAATGAATTGATGAGCTTGTTGTTTAAGGGTATGTTTGGATTGTTCCATGTACACTGTTTCCGAAGAGAGTTTTATAATGGGAAAGGATGTAATTGGATTGTCTGTGTTTACTTCGGGTTATAGTTGGGATGTTGGGAGAAGTAAACTGTAATCTATCTGGACCCTTAAAATGTGCAATTGGGAGTAACAAGAAAATGGGTTTTTTCAGTTTTATATTTTATTCGTTTGCATTATTTTCATTATCCGGACAAGCTAAGTGAATTAGTAGCTCATTCATTAAATTCTGTTATAGAAGTCCCCTCTTAAGTCTTATTTAACAGATGTTAGCCTTCATTAGTTTGTTAAAGTGAATTACTATAAGTTCCTGAGGTAGTAGTTGATTTGCTCTGTTTTTTATATTGCAGTTGGTTTTCCCCTCTATGATCTTCCTTTTTGATAATAATTTCGACTATAAATTCGAAAAATGGCTGGTATTGGTCAATTACCCCAAAGCCAAAAACATTCTATCAAATACAAGCACAATCAAACTGCCGGGGCATTCATTGAGATTGCGGAATCTAATAGCGAGGATTATGCCTCCAGCTCTTCTTCTATCAATCAGCACAATGGTAACAGAAACGAATCCAAGTCAGCTGAAATAGTTAGAACATCTGATCTCGTCGCGGCAATTGGTCATTTATGGGATCGTGCCATTCTTCCTCCAGTGTTAAAATCCAAACCGGATTCATATCATGACAGAATAAACCTTAAGAAAGCAAATACGTTGTGCTTTGCAAATGAGGAAGGCCATGTTGGTGCATCAACTTCTGCAGAGGGTCAAGATCTCTCAGTCAATGTAATACCTGCCAGTCATTCCTCACCCGCATCGAAGGAAAGTGTAGAATGCGTAAAGGTGACCCAGAAAGTCTCATTCTTTGAACCTGGTAGCCGTAGTAGTATATATGTAAATTCTCTTATTTGGAGACTCGTGAATAGTGGTTCCAGCCGTCCTACTGAGTCTTTCAAGGATTCGGGGAATGCGAGAGTGGGGAAGTTACATAACGCAAAAGATGCACCTCAGTTGTTGAGTGAAATTACAAGCTCTGGACTGAAGCATATTGTCAACTATAATGTTTCGGACGAACTAATGAATCAAGATTGTTGTAACACTGGACAAAGAAACTCAACTTGCTCTATTTTTAGTGATGATGTCAGTCTAATCAGCAAGGACATGAGTTTCATAAATGCTGATTGCCTCCCAGAAATGGCCGAAACAAAAAATTCATTGTCAGGTCCAAGTTCGAAATCTATTACGGATAATCAAGCATCTGTTACCTCTCTTTTGTCGGATCACCTTCTTCAGGCTGTTGAAGATACAAATGAAATTGTTAGTTTAACCTCGATGTCGCCACTTCATGTGGATCCCGATGCAAATCCTTTAGCTACCGATACAGGTGCTCACGATGAATGCCAGCAAAATCCCCCAGAGACTCATCTGCTCGAAGGCGAGAGTTTTCAGAAACAAGTTTTCCTCATCAAGTGCAAGTCCAACTTAAATATCTGCTCAACAAAACATGATAAACCAGGTTTTGCACGGCAGGAGCATGCTTTTGCTGGAGCATTTGCTGGTATTTTTGTCAGCCTTTGTCTACATCCTGTGGATACAATTAAGACTGTCACTCAGTCATGTCGGAGTGATCCAAAGAGTATTCTAGATATAAGCCGATCCATTATTGCTGACAGAGGTATGATGTTTAACTTAGTTGTGACTTCTATCAGAGTAGCTGTAATTTTCCGTTTTTATTCTTCTTTTTGGAAATTGTTCTGGACTGGTCAGGTGTGATGGGACTCTATCGTGGAATTGCTAGCAATATTGCTGCTTCAGCGCCGATTTCGGCTGTCTATACTTTTACTTATGAATCAGTTAAAGGGGCCTTGCTTCCTTATATTTCTAAGGTGATTTTTTCTCTGTGCTTTATTTGTTCTTTCCTGTTAAATTGAATGGGAAAAGCACATTTCCTTTACTCAATTCCTAAGTCGGAACTGTGTGTCTGATGCAAATTTTTTACCATGAGGATGTGCTATTGTCTGGATTAATTTAAGTATTCTTGCAGGAGTGTCATTCTTTGGCACATTGCATAGCAGGAGGTTCTGCGAGTATTGCAACTTCTTTTATCTTCACTCCTAGTGAATGTATAAAGCAGCAGATGCAACTCAGTTCTCACTATAAAAGCAGCTGGTAAACCTTTAGGATCCTTTCTTTTCCATCTTGTCAACCTCATAATTCAGATTCTCTGCTCTTAATGTGTTAGGTCCCGAAATTTTATAGAATGAGGGTTGAAAACAATACCCACATTATTTAAAAAAATCTTTCGATCTTTTGTGGATAATATTAGGGTTCTTGACGTGGGTTTGTGTTCTTGAACATGAATTGTGTTTTACGAATATAAACTAAATAAACACAAGATTTTCAagaaatatttatatataaatctTGAAAGGATCGCTACACTCCGTTAATTAAATTCACCGGGTACAATTCTAAGAACAATAGGGTTCTTAGCTTCTACTAAAAAGAAGATACAAAATCATTCAGTTTACATGATTAAGCCTTAAAAATGTCTAAAAGAAATTAACAAGAGAGAGTAAATTTGTAGTTGTTGTGTATACAACAACGAAAACAAAACTCCAAACGAATAAACAAGAACAAAGAAAATAAACGACATTTACAAAAGACGAAGTTTTACATGTTTCGGAAATTTCTACTCCACAAGTCGCAGTAATTTTTTATTTGATCTCTCAAATTTATGTCGTGTTAGGAGTTTCCAATACCTAAAGTCTCATATTTAGCAAGACGAAGTTTACCAAAATTTCCAACTATGAAATTTAACATCAAATTCTTGTAAGGGGAAGTATG
Encoded here:
- the LOC141666841 gene encoding uncharacterized protein LOC141666841 produces the protein MAGIGQLPQSQKHSIKYKHNQTAGAFIEIAESNSEDYASSSSSINQHNGNRNESKSAEIVRTSDLVAAIGHLWDRAILPPVLKSKPDSYHDRINLKKANTLCFANEEGHVGASTSAEGQDLSVNVIPASHSSPASKESVECVKVTQKVSFFEPGSRSSIYVNSLIWRLVNSGSSRPTESFKDSGNARVGKLHNAKDAPQLLSEITSSGLKHIVNYNVSDELMNQDCCNTGQRNSTCSIFSDDVSLISKDMSFINADCLPEMAETKNSLSGPSSKSITDNQASVTSLLSDHLLQAVEDTNEIVSLTSMSPLHVDPDANPLATDTGAHDECQQNPPETHLLEGESFQKQVFLIKCKSNLNICSTKHDKPGFARQEHAFAGAFAGIFVSLCLHPVDTIKTVTQSCRSDPKSILDISRSIIADRGVMGLYRGIASNIAASAPISAVYTFTYESVKGALLPYISKECHSLAHCIAGGSASIATSFIFTPSECIKQQMQLSSHYKSSWNALLGIVGKGGFSSLYAGWRAVLCRNVPHSIIKFYTYERLKQFMPSSLQSNGQREMLRTLICGGLAGSTAALFTTPFDVVKTRLQIQIPGSRNKFDGVLNTLAKIAKHEGLKGLYRGLTPRLIMYMTQGALFFASYESFKKLFSLEAAEGSAQHLTLPRN